The Catenuloplanes niger genome includes a window with the following:
- a CDS encoding sensor histidine kinase — MTTTAGDQTWRRPGPTADQRRNDMLIGIAAMVGSTFSLVLSTSAGMFLFEDPPSRTEQAAWAVATTLPLLWRRRFPEPVMLIIAVAYIGSQVRHAQEAQISQIVLFTAIYTAGAWSRNRRWSVISRVIVIVAMFIWLFTSIAISVADMPPDAFSTAAGPLPPLISAILVQTLVNALYFGFAYYFGDQGWTAAHDRHLLVERAEELRRSQEKEAERAVLGERVRIARELHDVVAHHVAVMGVQAAAARRVLEKDAGKARTALAAVEQEARTAVDELRRMLGVLRATDGDATLPPVQSIDDLPELLESSRQAGLRIEHGVYGEPAVEVPESVSVAAYRIVQEALTNTLKHAGPVDVDVRIRYLSRELEIDVADSGRAIGTPNTRGMGLIGMRERVAAHEGVLETGPREGGGFRVRARFPLTKKEVAA, encoded by the coding sequence GTGACGACGACGGCGGGGGATCAGACGTGGCGGCGGCCGGGACCGACCGCCGACCAGCGGCGCAACGACATGCTCATCGGCATCGCCGCGATGGTGGGCAGCACGTTCAGCCTGGTGCTCTCCACCAGCGCGGGAATGTTCCTGTTCGAGGATCCGCCGTCCCGGACCGAGCAGGCGGCCTGGGCGGTCGCGACCACGCTGCCGCTGCTCTGGCGCCGTCGCTTCCCGGAGCCGGTGATGCTGATCATCGCGGTCGCGTACATCGGCAGCCAGGTCCGGCACGCGCAGGAGGCGCAGATCTCGCAGATCGTGCTCTTCACCGCGATCTACACGGCCGGCGCCTGGAGCCGGAACCGGCGCTGGTCGGTGATCTCGCGCGTGATCGTCATCGTCGCGATGTTCATCTGGCTGTTCACCTCGATAGCGATCTCCGTCGCGGACATGCCGCCGGACGCGTTCTCGACCGCGGCCGGGCCGCTCCCGCCGCTGATCTCCGCGATCCTGGTGCAGACCCTGGTCAACGCGCTCTACTTCGGATTCGCCTACTACTTCGGTGACCAGGGCTGGACCGCCGCCCACGACCGCCACCTGCTGGTCGAGCGCGCCGAGGAGCTGCGCCGCTCGCAGGAGAAGGAGGCGGAGCGCGCGGTGCTCGGCGAGCGGGTCCGGATAGCCCGCGAGCTGCACGACGTGGTCGCGCACCACGTGGCCGTGATGGGCGTGCAGGCCGCCGCGGCCCGCCGGGTGCTGGAGAAGGACGCGGGCAAGGCACGCACCGCGCTGGCCGCGGTCGAGCAGGAGGCCCGGACCGCGGTCGACGAGCTGCGCCGCATGCTGGGCGTGCTGCGCGCGACGGACGGCGACGCGACGCTGCCGCCGGTGCAGAGCATCGACGACCTGCCGGAGCTGCTGGAGAGCTCGCGTCAGGCCGGACTGCGGATCGAGCACGGCGTCTACGGGGAACCGGCCGTGGAGGTGCCGGAGTCGGTCTCGGTCGCGGCGTACCGGATCGTCCAGGAGGCGCTGACGAACACGCTCAAGCACGCCGGCCCGGTCGACGTGGACGTGCGGATCCGCTATCTGAGCCGCGAGCTGGAGATCGACGTGGCGGACTCCGGTCGGGCGATCGGCACGCCGAACACGCGCGGCATGGGCCTGATCGGCATGCGCGAACGGGTGGCCGCACACGAGGGCGTGCTGGAGACCGGTCCGCGCGAGGGCGGCGGTTTCCGGGTCCGCGCCCGCTTCCCCCTGACGAAGAAGGAGGTCGCGGCATGA
- a CDS encoding response regulator transcription factor, producing MIRVLLADDQHLVRSGFRVILETEDDIEVVGEASDGLAAVERAAQLRPDVILMDVEMPGVDGLEATRRITASTGEDGPAVLILTTFDRDDYLFAALRAGASGFLLKTGTPEALIDAVRILSRGEALLDPQLTRRVIATFARPGEVTPQRTADLGELTPRENEVLVLLAGGCTNAEIAEKLFLGEATVKTHVSRVLAKLGLRDRVQAVVFAYENGVVGPSRG from the coding sequence ATGATCCGCGTTCTGCTGGCCGATGATCAGCACCTGGTGCGCAGCGGCTTCCGGGTCATCCTCGAGACGGAGGACGACATCGAGGTGGTCGGCGAGGCGTCGGACGGCCTGGCCGCGGTCGAGCGCGCCGCGCAGCTGCGCCCGGACGTGATCCTGATGGACGTGGAGATGCCCGGTGTGGACGGTCTGGAGGCCACCCGCCGGATCACCGCGAGCACCGGCGAGGACGGTCCGGCCGTGCTGATCCTGACCACGTTCGACCGGGACGACTACCTGTTCGCGGCGTTGCGCGCGGGCGCCAGCGGGTTCCTGCTGAAGACCGGCACGCCGGAGGCGCTGATCGACGCGGTGCGCATCCTGTCCCGCGGCGAGGCGCTGCTGGACCCGCAGCTCACCCGCCGGGTGATCGCCACGTTCGCGCGCCCGGGCGAGGTCACGCCGCAGCGGACGGCCGACCTCGGCGAGCTGACGCCGCGGGAGAACGAGGTGCTGGTGCTGCTGGCCGGCGGTTGCACGAACGCGGAGATAGCGGAGAAGCTGTTCCTCGGCGAGGCGACCGTGAAGACGCACGTCAGCCGGGTGCTGGCCAAGCTGGGCCTGCGGGACCGGGTGCAGGCCGTGGTCTTCGCCTACGAGAACGGCGTGGTGGGTCCGTCCCGAGGTTGA
- a CDS encoding ABC transporter ATP-binding protein, with the protein MTKVLSVSAVDRGFAGRQVLKDVTFDVTAGRMTGFVGANGAGKTTTMRIILGVLAADSGEVTWGGTPLTRADRQAFGYMPEERGLYPKMSVREQVVYLGRLHGLTAAAAKRSADELLERVGLGERADSTLETLSLGNQQRAQVVAALVHDPEVLVLDEPFSGLDPMAVDNVVSVLRERARAGTAVLFSSHQLDVVERLCDDLVIIADGTIRAAGEREALRTRYARRQFELAVDSDLGWLRDRPETTLVDLDGRRAVVELDPGADDQGLLRDALARGPVRTFRPVVPTLAEIFREVTR; encoded by the coding sequence ATGACGAAGGTGCTCAGCGTGAGCGCGGTCGACCGGGGGTTCGCCGGCCGGCAGGTGCTGAAGGACGTCACGTTCGACGTGACCGCGGGACGCATGACGGGTTTCGTCGGTGCCAACGGCGCCGGCAAGACCACCACGATGCGGATCATTCTCGGCGTGCTCGCCGCGGACTCCGGCGAGGTGACCTGGGGCGGCACGCCGCTGACCCGGGCGGACCGCCAGGCGTTCGGGTACATGCCGGAGGAGCGGGGCCTCTACCCGAAGATGTCCGTCCGGGAGCAGGTCGTCTACCTCGGCCGGCTGCACGGGCTGACCGCGGCCGCGGCGAAGCGCAGCGCGGACGAGCTGCTGGAGCGGGTCGGGCTCGGCGAGCGCGCGGACAGCACGCTGGAGACGCTGTCGCTCGGCAACCAGCAGCGCGCCCAGGTGGTCGCCGCGCTGGTGCACGACCCGGAGGTGCTGGTCCTCGACGAGCCGTTCTCCGGCCTCGACCCGATGGCGGTGGACAACGTCGTCTCCGTGCTGCGGGAGCGGGCCCGGGCCGGCACGGCCGTGCTCTTCTCCAGCCACCAGCTCGACGTGGTCGAGCGGCTCTGCGACGACCTGGTGATCATCGCGGACGGCACGATCCGCGCGGCCGGTGAGCGCGAGGCGCTGCGCACCCGGTACGCCCGCCGCCAGTTCGAGCTGGCCGTCGACTCCGACCTGGGCTGGCTGCGGGACCGCCCGGAGACCACGCTGGTCGACCTGGACGGCCGCCGCGCGGTCGTCGAGCTGGACCCGGGCGCCGACGACCAGGGGCTGCTGCGCGACGCGCTCGCCCGCGGCCCGGTCCGCACGTTCCGCCCGGTCGTACCCACGCTGGCTGAGATCTTCCGAGAGGTGACCCGATGA
- a CDS encoding ABC transporter permease, whose product MSNWEATRLVTARELKVKIRDKAFLISTAFLLVFAIAGTVVPSLIGGSASSVAVVAGTPTDRLAAVGLEVREVPDAAEAERLVRAGEVDSAVVDGVVLAMQEAPDEVVSALSTAPEVRLLEADAVSGALAFLVPYLFAMVFFFTSLMFGLQIAQSITEEKQTRIVEILVSSVPPRVMLAGKVLAGTILAFGQIALLALVSIGGMRLSGGEASNGVSLLNLLAPAIGWFLPFFVVGFVLLAAMWAVTGALVSRQEDINSVSTPVQLAVMLPFFGVIFLSGNPLAMTIMSYVPFSAPIAMPVRLFTEDAAVWEPFVALALLVLAAAAMLVAAARLYEGSLLRTNGKTSLGTAWRSREALPR is encoded by the coding sequence CTGTCCAACTGGGAGGCGACGCGGCTCGTCACCGCGCGCGAGCTCAAGGTCAAGATCAGGGACAAGGCCTTCCTGATCAGTACGGCCTTCCTGTTGGTCTTCGCGATCGCCGGTACGGTCGTGCCGTCGCTGATCGGTGGCAGCGCGTCGAGCGTGGCGGTCGTCGCCGGTACGCCGACCGACCGGCTCGCCGCCGTCGGCCTGGAGGTGCGCGAGGTCCCGGACGCGGCCGAGGCGGAGCGCCTGGTCCGCGCCGGCGAGGTCGACTCGGCCGTGGTCGACGGCGTGGTGCTGGCCATGCAGGAGGCGCCGGACGAGGTGGTGTCCGCGCTGAGCACCGCGCCGGAGGTCCGCCTGCTCGAGGCGGACGCGGTGTCCGGGGCGCTGGCCTTCCTGGTGCCGTACCTGTTCGCGATGGTCTTCTTCTTCACCTCGCTGATGTTCGGCCTGCAGATCGCGCAGAGCATCACCGAGGAGAAGCAGACCCGGATCGTCGAGATCCTGGTGTCCAGCGTGCCGCCGCGGGTGATGCTGGCCGGCAAGGTCCTGGCCGGCACGATCCTGGCGTTCGGTCAGATCGCGCTGCTCGCGCTGGTGTCGATCGGCGGCATGCGGCTCTCCGGCGGCGAGGCCTCCAACGGCGTGAGCCTGCTGAACCTGCTGGCGCCGGCGATCGGCTGGTTCCTGCCGTTCTTCGTGGTCGGGTTCGTGCTGCTGGCCGCGATGTGGGCGGTGACGGGTGCGCTGGTCAGCCGGCAGGAGGACATCAACAGCGTGTCCACACCGGTGCAGCTGGCGGTCATGCTGCCGTTCTTCGGGGTGATCTTCCTCAGCGGCAACCCGCTGGCGATGACGATCATGTCGTACGTCCCGTTCTCCGCGCCGATCGCGATGCCGGTCCGGCTGTTCACGGAGGACGCCGCGGTGTGGGAGCCGTTCGTCGCGCTGGCGCTGCTGGTGCTGGCCGCGGCCGCGATGCTGGTCGCCGCGGCCCGGCTCTACGAGGGCTCGCTGCTGCGCACGAACGGCAAGACCTCGCTCGGTACGGCCTGGCGGTCCCGCGAGGCGCTGCCCCGCTGA
- a CDS encoding DUF47 domain-containing protein, with the protein MRFSFRPVEGAFYELFTRAAHNLVRGTELLNELSLPGVDVQSVSERLTEVEHDSDAITHELYKKINSTFVTPFDREDIYSLGSQLDDVMDHLEAVGNLLYLYGLTKLPALPRELHELVNVLDQQAKLTAAAMPKLRALKDLEAYWIECNRLENDGDRAYRMLLVRLFSGEYDALTVLKLKEVADELEAACDAFEHVANTVETIAVKES; encoded by the coding sequence GTGAGGTTTTCCTTCCGTCCCGTCGAGGGCGCCTTCTACGAGCTCTTCACCAGAGCCGCGCACAACCTGGTTCGCGGCACCGAGCTGCTGAACGAACTGTCGCTGCCGGGCGTCGACGTGCAGTCGGTCAGCGAGCGGCTGACCGAGGTCGAGCACGACAGCGACGCGATCACCCATGAGCTGTACAAGAAGATCAACTCCACGTTCGTCACGCCGTTCGACCGGGAGGACATCTACTCCCTCGGGTCGCAGCTCGACGACGTGATGGACCACCTCGAGGCGGTCGGCAACCTGCTCTACCTCTACGGTCTGACCAAGCTGCCGGCGCTGCCGCGCGAGCTGCACGAGCTGGTCAACGTGCTCGACCAGCAGGCGAAGCTGACCGCGGCCGCGATGCCGAAGCTGCGCGCGCTGAAGGACCTCGAGGCGTACTGGATCGAGTGCAACCGGCTGGAGAACGACGGCGACCGGGCGTACCGGATGCTGCTGGTCCGGCTCTTCTCCGGCGAGTACGACGCGCTCACCGTGCTCAAGCTCAAGGAGGTCGCGGACGAGCTGGAGGCGGCCTGCGACGCGTTCGAGCACGTGGCCAACACCGTCGAGACGATCGCGGTCAAAGAGTCGTGA